In Plasmodium falciparum 3D7 genome assembly, chromosome: 8, the following proteins share a genomic window:
- a CDS encoding periodic tryptophan protein 2, putative, whose translation MLNYTLSNICGCFYTGGKILFSNDGNSLFVPVSNRINIYDLSNNSCNTLKSESRNDIRHITIHPSMEIIITIDKFGYGCVINLLKDQIISRILFKSKTGVVTSFNYNNMLTPQEEQDVVNSAMFTNSGKYFLITVGRRVVIWKSPCKQNNYKLIKYNDICFHSLNVISIDISTDDKYFLTTSYDMTIRIHTVKKEKKIKPTILGGNKTTIVGAFFSKNGNFIFSVNKSGLIIIWSYEAQTGVDEKCENFEAEKVYEDVSRDDNKGDEDVSMDDNKGDEDVSRDDNKSDEDVSRDDENISSDNEKKKNRKEEKWSKICAHDNKIKDNTNKNKNNNHHNNNNNNNDYFNSSVKRAFEKRWRYKRIYYCNQEKNEEVIRSCFNKEKDIFVIAFSSGRFGIYSTPDMISLYNISINTNTIDDITINTDGEWIALGEGNNGTIIIWEWKSESYILKQNTTNKNVKCVRFSPIISHLKIGSHIIDNSSTYHESDNFTSKFVIVTGNEDGTIKLYDYLSFINFVTFTAHTNTVTDICFLPQGNAFISCSLDGTVRAFDLLRYRNFKIYTPDVITDLNHYSNNMNDLNSSGKKKVDKKLNVQFLCVGVNISGNIVAAGGRGNEYVVYIWNVQTGKCIDKLFGHNSPIIKICFSTNLKNEGVIASCSWSKNVLIWDLYARQNKGSKYEEITTSHDISYMCFDPRGNDILAVCTLSCKIMFWDISIQEVVGTIEGARDIKRGRLLGEQFGAIPKMNKKRNRKKSLNNVDEESMYEEDLEDQGNNTIVNQNCYFTSIDYIHNGNYIVGCANCSVSLYIYDTNLYLLIKIIDLTKNYCVDGIKREISTRYLTSEGTHIYELDISDEEGDIYLDNYKIMNRKKKQNLLPGQINEDYLNSKLKKYKFLLNQLHISGDDRHIAVACNTGLYVFTKDYQYQYIPSIKNIYKGLISPNIYVPKFLTQNVNLNNLKNSLKKKEYMKAFILSLALNNYENILEVYENIPYNIIPLCVKVLTKPFLFILINFIKTLLINDTIKHIHLHLFYLNSLFTTHFNVFLNNDFYNHMNNNKSIKNSQDKIKTSTQNVMSNTSSLFSSDEIRTSLLLILKQIFTINNGLQYLYSNNINVLKYLSLKE comes from the coding sequence ATGTTAAATTATACGTTGAGCAACATATGTGGGTGTTTTTATACTGGAgggaaaatattatttagtaATGATGGGAACTCTTTATTTGTACCTGTAAGTAatagaataaatatttacGATTTAAGTAATAATAGTTGTAATACATTAAAATCAGAGAGTCGTAATGATATAAGACATATTACTATTCATCCTAGTATGGAgattattataacaatagATAAGTTTGGTTATGGTTgtgttataaatttattaaaagatcAGATAATATCAAGAATATTGTTTAAATCCAAAACAGGTGTAGTTActtcttttaattataataatatgcttACTCCTCAAGAAGAACAAGATGTTGTTAATTCAGCAATGTTTACGAATTCTGGGAAATACTTTTTGATAACAGTTGGTAGACGAGTAGTTATTTGGAAAAGTCCatgtaaacaaaataattataaattaataaaatataatgatatatgttTTCATTCCTTAAATGTTATATCTATAGATATATCAACAGATGATAAGTATTTTTTAACTACCTCGTATGATATGACTATAAGAATTCATACggttaaaaaagaaaaaaaaatcaagcCAACCATTTTGGGTGGAAATAAAACGACCATCGTGGGTGCCTTCTTTTCAAAAAATGGGAACTTTATATTTAGTGTAAATAAATCTGGGCTAATAATTATTTGGTCCTATGAAGCCCAAACGGGGGTAGACGAAAAATGTGAAAATTTTGAGGCCGAAAAAGTGTATGAGGATGTGAGTAGGGATGATAACAAGGGTGATGAGGATGTGAGTATGGATGATAACAAGGGTGATGAGGATGTGAGTAGGGATGATAACAAGAGTGATGAGGATGTGAGTAgggatgatgaaaatatttcatctgataatgaaaaaaaaaaaaatagaaaagagGAAAAGTGGAGTAAAATATGTGCgcatgataataaaataaaagacaacaccaacaaaaacaaaaacaataatcatcataataataataataataataatgattattttaataGTAGTGTGAAGAGAGCTTTTGAAAAGAGGTGGCggtataaaagaatatattactGTAATCAAGAAAAGAATGAAGAAGTTATAAGATCatgttttaataaagaaaaggaCATATTTGTTATCGCTTTTTCTAGTGGAAGATTTGGTATTTATAGTACTCCAGATATGATTTctctttataatataagtATTAATACAAATACAATTGATGATATTACTATAAATACTGATGGAGAGTGGATAGCTTTAGGAGAAGGTAATAATGGtactattataatatggGAATGGAAAAGTGAGAgctatatattaaaacaaaatacaACAAATAAAAACGTTAAATGTGTTAGATTTTCTCCTATTATTAGTCATTTAAAAATTGGTAGTCATATTATAGATAATTCAAGTACTTATCACGAATCTGATAATTTTACTAGTAAATTTGTTATTGTTACAGGTAATGAAGATGGTactattaaattatatgattatttatcctttattaattttgttaCATTTACTGCTCATACGAATACAGTTACcgatatttgttttttaccACAAGGAAATGCATTCATCTCATGTTCTCTTGATGGTACTGTTAGAGCTTTTGATCTTTTAAGATATCGTAATTTTAAAATCTATACTCCGGATGTTATTACAGATTTAAATcattatagtaataatatgaacgaCCTGAACAGTtcaggtaaaaaaaaagtggaTAAAAAATTGAATGTTCAATTTTTGTGTGTGGGTGTGAATATAAGTGGGAATATAGTAGCAGCAGGTGGTCGTGGGAATGAATATGtggtatatatatggaaTGTGCAGACAGGGAAATGTATAGATAAATTATTTGGTCATAATTCtcctataataaaaatatgttttagtacgaatttaaaaaatgaaggaGTAATAGCTAGTTGTTCATGGagtaaaaatgtattaatatgGGATTTATATGCACGCCAAAATAAGGGTAGTAAATATGAGGAAATAACAACATCACatgatatatcatatatgtGTTTTGATCCTCGAGGAAATGATATATTAGCTGTATGTACATTAAGTTGTAAAATTATGTTTTGGGATATATCTATACAAGAAGTTGTAGGAACTATCGAAGGAGCAAGGGATATCAAGAGAGGTAGATTATTAGGTGAACAGTTTGGGGCAATAccaaaaatgaataaaaaaaggaataggAAAAAAAGTTTGAATAATGTAGATGAAGAATCTATGTATGAAGAAGATTTAGAAGATCAAGGAAACAATACTATTGTAAATCAAAATTGTTATTTTACATCTATagattatatacataatggtAATTATATAGTTGGATGTGCTAATTGTAGTgtctctttatatatatatgatacaaatttatatttattaataaagatTATTGATTTAACAAAGAATTATTGTGTAGACGGTATTAAAAGAGAAATATCCACTCGATATTTAACATCTGAAGggacacatatatatgaattagaTATTAGTGATGAAGAAGGTGATATTTATttagataattataaaattatgaatagaaagaaaaaacaaaatttattACCAGGACAAATTAATGAAGATTATTTAAAtagtaaattaaaaaaatataaattcctTTTAAATCAATTACATATATCTGGTGATGACAGGCATATAGCTGTTGCATGTAATACTGGATTGTATGTATTCACAAAAGATTATCAATATCAATATATTCCaagtattaaaaatatttataaaggaTTAATATCacctaatatatatgttccgAAATTTTTAACACAAAAtgttaatttaaataatttaaaaaattctttaaaaaaaaaagaatatatgaaagcctttattttatctttagcattaaataattatgaaaacaTTTTAGAggtatatgaaaatataccatataatattataccaCTATGTGTAAAAGTATTAACCAaaccttttttatttattctcataaattttataaaaacattattaattaatgatACCATCAAACATATccatttacatttattttatcttaatTCCTTATTTACAACTCATTTTAATGTTTTCTTAAATaatgatttttataatcatatgaataataataaatctatTAAGAACAGTCAagataaaattaaaacatcTACCCAAAATGTTATGAGTAATACCAGTTCACTTTTCTCATCGGATGAAATACGCACATcccttttattaatattaaaacagATCTTTACTATAAATAATGGTTTGCAGTATTTGTATAGTAATAACATAAATGTCTTAAAGTATTTATCTTTAAAGGAATGA